The nucleotide window ACTTACGCACTACCTTCTCCGTACCCCAAAGCTCATGGTAGTCCGAGGCTGGGGGTAAGGGCGTGGAGCCTGGTCCTTTCTCTGCACACCTGAGTGTCACTCCTTCGCCCCTCTCTCTCCAGCATGGCCACTAGCCTCAGCCTGGACGATCCTCTACTGCCGATCTCGCTGTCCACCCAGCAGACCACGCTCCTGCTGTTCCTCTCGGCGCTAGCCGCCGTGCACGTGGGCCAGTGGCTGCTGAGGCAGCGGCGGCGACAGCCAGGGTGCGCGCCCCCCGGCCCCTTTGCGTGGCCGCTGATCGGAAATGCGGCGGCTATGGGCCCTGCGCCGCACCTCGCATTCGCGCGCCTGGCGCGACGCTACGGCGACGTCTTCCAGATCCGCCTGGGCAGCTGCCCAGTGGTGGTGCTGAACGGCGAGCGCGCCATCCGCCAGGCCCTGGTGCAGCAGGGCGCTGCCTTCGCCGACCGGCCGCCCTTCGCCTCTTTCCGCGTGGTGTCCGGCGGCCACAGCCTGGCTTTCAGCCAGTACTCTGAGCACTGGAAGGTGCATCGGCGCGCAGCGCACAGCACGATGCGAGCCTTCTCCACGCGCCAGCCGCGCAGCCGCCGCGTCCTCGAGGGCCACGTGCTAGGCGAGGCGCGCGAGTTGGTGGCGCTGCTGGTGCGCGGCAGCGCCGGCGGCGCCTTCCTCGACCCGGTGCCGCTGACCGTGGTGGCCGTGGCCAACGTTATGAGCGCCGTGTGCTTCGGCTGCCGCTACAACCACGACGACGCCGAGTTCCTCGAGCTGCTCAGCCACAACGAGAAGTTCGGGCGCACGGTGGGCGCGGGCAGCCTCGTGGACGTGCTGCCCTGGCTGCAGCTCTTCCCAAACCCGGTGCGCACTGCCTTCCGCGAATTCGAGCAGCTCAACCGCAACTTCAGCAACTTCGTCCTCAACAAGTTCCTGAGCCACCGTGAAAGCCTTCGGCCGGGGGCCGCCCCCCGAGACATGATGGACGCCTTCATCCTCTCCGCTGGAAAGGAGGCGGCTGAGGGCTCGGGCGACGGCGGCGCGCGGCTGGACATGGAGTACGTACCCGGCACTGTCACCGACATCTTCGGCGCCAGCCAGGACACTCTCTCCACTGCGCTGCAGTGGCTGCTCATCCTTTTCACCAGGTAACGCTTCCAGGAGGCGGGGGTCgggccttcctttcctcttctgtgaaaggCGGAGTGGGACTAGAATATGCTTAGGTCGCAACCAGCTACCTAAGGTTGGGTTTTGGGTTTCGCCCCAGGTCCCCACCTCTCAAATCTGAGATCGCGTCCCGAAAGCGCACCTCAGGAAGGCACTGTGCTCACGCACATCCACCCAGCGGTGCCCCTACCGGTCCGCATCTCTGATCTTGTCGCTGCCTCTCCGAGTGGGGACAAATTTCTGAGAAAGCTCTTGGAAAAACAAGATTTTTTAGGTGCCGGCACATTGGCCCTCATCTCTTCCTCCCTGGCACAGCCGAAGCAAAATTGGAAGGGTCCTGAAAGAAAGGGTAACgcaataaatatgttaaagaaacACAGCAGCCTAATCGGCTCGGCGCGCATGGGAGGCCGCCCAGCCCTGGCGCTAAAAGCCTGCGGTGCGCCAGGGCTTTGTTCCCTGGCAAAGGCAGCGCGCGGAGGCCGGCCCGGAGGCCAGAGGGTCTGGCCCAGCGGACAACTAAGCGGCGAGGAAGCTTTAGGAAAGCAGCCAGAAACCAGCGGGTTGTGCTAGATTTATGAAACGGCCGCACTAGGAGTCAGACAAGTGTTAGGGTAAAAAAGCAGGGAAGCAATCACTTTTACCGAGGGCAGAGCAGCATCTAGAAAGGCAAACAGGGTATCTGGGAGGCTCCGCGGACCTCTCTGGCCCCTGGGCCTGGCTCGGTTGGTTAGCTGGTCCCTAGTGCCCACCTTGATTAAGATCGCGGACCTCTGCGAAGCTCTGTGCAGGAATCAAGCAGGTTCCCGGTCTCGAgtgttgccaga belongs to Equus asinus isolate D_3611 breed Donkey chromosome 6, EquAss-T2T_v2, whole genome shotgun sequence and includes:
- the CYP1B1 gene encoding cytochrome P450 1B1, producing the protein MATSLSLDDPLLPISLSTQQTTLLLFLSALAAVHVGQWLLRQRRRQPGCAPPGPFAWPLIGNAAAMGPAPHLAFARLARRYGDVFQIRLGSCPVVVLNGERAIRQALVQQGAAFADRPPFASFRVVSGGHSLAFSQYSEHWKVHRRAAHSTMRAFSTRQPRSRRVLEGHVLGEARELVALLVRGSAGGAFLDPVPLTVVAVANVMSAVCFGCRYNHDDAEFLELLSHNEKFGRTVGAGSLVDVLPWLQLFPNPVRTAFREFEQLNRNFSNFVLNKFLSHRESLRPGAAPRDMMDAFILSAGKEAAEGSGDGGARLDMEYVPGTVTDIFGASQDTLSTALQWLLILFTRYPEVQARVQAELDQVVGRDRLPCLDDQPKLPYVMAFLYEAMRFSSFVPVTIPHATTANASVLGYHIPKDTVVFVNQWSVNHDPVKWPNPEDFDPARFLDKDGSINRDLASSVMIFSVGKRRCIGEELSKMQLFLFISILAHECNIKANPDELSKMDFHYGLTIKPKSFKINVTLRESMELLDSAVQKLQAEEDSQ